The following DNA comes from Candidatus Peregrinibacteria bacterium.
TATACATAGTGTCTTAATTTATTGCGCATAATTTTCTTAAAGTTTCATGACCAGAATTCCAGTTTTTAAATTGTTGTTCAACGCTGGTAATCATATCGTTCAATGTCGGGAAATAAATATTGTGTAGACACAATCGTCGTGTTAATTTCCAGACCCGCTCAATTGGATTCAGCTCTGGACTATATGGTGGAAGAAAAAGTAATGAAAAAGATTCTTCATATTTTTTTCTCCATTTTTTATGCAAATTTGCATGATGATATCGGGCATTATCAGTTATCAAAACAATCTTTTTTCCTTTTTTGGAAGATATTTTCCTTAACTTTTTTAAAAATGAATAGAAGCTCAATCCGTTAAACTTTTCTTTTTCAGATTGATACACAAATTTTCCATCAGAAATTCTCACTGCACCAAAATACCCAACACTTTTTCTGGTCGGTTTATGAAGCAGAACAGGATCTTTTTCTTCTGGTGGAATCCACATGCGACAACGCGAACCGTGCTGTTGGAAATGAACTTCGTCAGTTGCCCAAAGTTCTACATTCGGATCTTTTAAAAGTTGCTGGAGTTTTTTTAAATTCTTTTTGTTTTGAAGGATCGGCATGAGCAATGAGAGGACGTGGCTTTCTTAAGCGGAACCCAAGTTGGCGAAAAAGCCGTTGGCATTGCCGAACTCCAAGTGTAATAACGTATTTATTTTTAATAAAAAGAGAAAGAGTTTTTCCATCCCATAAATTTCCTTGAAGCCCTGCATCTGCCGGTGATTTTCGCAACATCAAATTAATTTCTTTCAGTTGGATTTGGCTTATGCGTCTTGGTCGACCGACATGATCAGCATCAGCAAGCCCAGAAAATCCATCGTCTTCAAAACGATGAACCCAATATTGAACTGTTCGAGTCGAATCCCCAAGTTTTTTAGCAACTTCAGGGCAGGTCATTCCCTGCGCAACAAGTAAAATAGAATGAAGCCGATGATCGTATCTTGCTTCATCTGAACGGCGAATTTCATCTTGAAATGCCAAAATAATATGTGGATCAGAAATACTTAATGGTTTCATGAAATCATCATGCCAGAAGCCTTCATTATACGCAAATATTTATGACGCTATGTATATCTTGATCTGGAGCTTCCTTCGGATCTCAATAAGCTTGAAGATGCGGAGCTGTATTTTCGTGAGCATACTCAAAAACTGATTATTATAGATGAAATACAACGAATGCCATCACTCTTTCCCATTTTGAGAGCGGTAATTGATCAGGACAGGAGAAACGGGCGATTTCTTTTACTCGGCTCCGCTTCGCCTGATCTTCTGAAGCACACTTCCGAGAGCATGGCAGGAAGAATTGTGTACCATGAACTCTTTCCATTTTCGTTAGCAGAAGTGAAAAATGCTACTGAGAATGTGCGGAATTTATGGCTCAGGGGAGGGTATCCAGAAAGTTTTCTTGCTGAAGACGAAGAAAAGAGCTTCAGATGGCGCGAGGCATTTCTTCAAACATATCTGGAGCGTGATATTCCGCAACTCGGAATTCATATTTCTTCCATTCAAATGAGGAGATTTCTTACTATGGTGGCTCACTCCCATGGTCAGCTGTGGAATGCGAGCAAAATTGCAAATAGTTTGGGAGTTTCTGCCCCTACAATACGAAGTTATATGGATATATTTGAAAAAACTTTTCTCATCCGTAAAGCAGAACCATACCATATAAATATCAAAAAAAGATTGGTAAAATCTCCGAAAATCTTTCTTTGTGATAGTGGAATTCTTCATACTCTCCTCGGAATTCATACTTTTGAAGATGCTTTCTCCCATCCAGCGCTCGGAAGTTCATGGGAAGGTTTTGTTCTCGAACAACTTTCATCTCTCTCTTCAAGAAATCGCCAGGAAATATACTTCTTCCGAACAAGCGCTGGAGCGGAAATTGATTTTCTTCTCCTTTCTCGAAAAAAACGATTGATTGCGATAGAAGTAAAGTATTCGCTCAGCCCAAAACTGACAAAATCATTCTGGAATGCGTTTCGTGATCTTTCCTGTGGAAAGGGATACGTGGTATATCCGGGAGATGAAATATATCCCCTTCAAAAAAATGTTTTTGCTCTGCCAATCGCACAGATCTCTGAAATATTCAAACAAAAAATACCTTGAAGAAAAAACTAAAATCACCTATTCTAAATCTTGCTTTCTCAGGATATTTAAGTTATGTCAAGCACCATCAAAAATCTTCCCATCACTGTAGAAAAAAGCCATCTCGTAACGATTGGAGAAAAATTATATTCTGAAAAAATTGATTTCATCCGGGAACTCGTAAATAACTCTTACGATGCCGATGCGACGATTGTGCAAATTACCTGCGCTGCTGATCGTATTCTCATTGAAGATAATGGTTCGGGAATGGACGAAAAAGGACTGCTCCAATACTTTACGATCGGTTCGGAATTTAAAAAGGAACACCGCTTTTCTTCCCGGTTTCGTCGCGAGCGCATTGGAGAATTTGGAATTGGAAAATTTGCAGCTCTTGCTGCTGCAAAGAGTTTTATCATTGAAACCCATCGGGGGGAGTGGAGTTATCGCGCTGTGTTCTCTAAAAAAGAGTGGCATGAAAAAAACTCTTGGGAATTGCCCGTGGAAGTTCTTCCAAAGAGTCCGCTTCGCACCGATGGAACTATCATTACCATTCTGAATCCAGATCGAAGTTTTGATGTGAAAGACATTATTCGTCATTTGCGAGAAAAAGTTCCCTTGGGAAGCGAGAGTTTTCAGATTTTTCTCAATGGAAAAGAAATTCTCCCCTATGCCATTCCAGGACAACGAATCCCTGTTAATCTCAAAACAAAATATGGAACAGTAATTGGTGAAATAATTCTCGTGAGTCCTCATATCGCGAGTATTCAAAAAGCAGGTCTGGAAATACGCGTAAAAGGAATTATGATTCGAAGAAGCATTTTTGGACTTGAAAGCTCAAAAGGAATTGCTCGAATACGTGGTGAAGTGAAGGCTGATTTTCTCCCTATTACGTCTAATCGCGATGATTTTATTCGCGACGATGAACGATATGAATTTTTTACAGAACTCATACAGAGAGAAATTCGGAAAGCTCTTAAAAAGCTTTCCGATATTCAGATGGGAAAATTTAATCAACAGGCATCACATGTCCTCAAAGAAGCCTTAACTCTTGTGGGAAAAGCGATTCGAAAGAATCCTGGAATGGCCGAAGCAATCAGGAAAGAAGCTCCTCTTGGTCAAGAAATACAGAGTGGAGAAGAAGTCTATGGGCTCAGTGA
Coding sequences within:
- a CDS encoding DUF4143 domain-containing protein — translated: MPSLFPILRAVIDQDRRNGRFLLLGSASPDLLKHTSESMAGRIVYHELFPFSLAEVKNATENVRNLWLRGGYPESFLAEDEEKSFRWREAFLQTYLERDIPQLGIHISSIQMRRFLTMVAHSHGQLWNASKIANSLGVSAPTIRSYMDIFEKTFLIRKAEPYHINIKKRLVKSPKIFLCDSGILHTLLGIHTFEDAFSHPALGSSWEGFVLEQLSSLSSRNRQEIYFFRTSAGAEIDFLLLSRKKRLIAIEVKYSLSPKLTKSFWNAFRDLSCGKGYVVYPGDEIYPLQKNVFALPIAQISEIFKQKIP
- a CDS encoding transposase — translated: MKPLSISDPHIILAFQDEIRRSDEARYDHRLHSILLVAQGMTCPEVAKKLGDSTRTVQYWVHRFEDDGFSGLADADHVGRPRRISQIQLKEINLMLRKSPADAGLQGNLWDGKTLSLFIKNKYVITLGVRQCQRLFRQLGFRLRKPRPLIAHADPSKQKEFKKTPATFKRSECRTLGN
- a CDS encoding IS630 family transposase, giving the protein MPILQNKKNLKKLQQLLKDPNVELWATDEVHFQQHGSRCRMWIPPEEKDPVLLHKPTRKSVGYFGAVRISDGKFVYQSEKEKFNGLSFYSFLKKLRKISSKKGKKIVLITDNARYHHANLHKKWRKKYEESFSLLFLPPYSPELNPIERVWKLTRRLCLHNIYFPTLNDMITSVEQQFKNWNSGHETLRKLCAIN
- a CDS encoding ATP-binding protein, with translation MSSTIKNLPITVEKSHLVTIGEKLYSEKIDFIRELVNNSYDADATIVQITCAADRILIEDNGSGMDEKGLLQYFTIGSEFKKEHRFSSRFRRERIGEFGIGKFAALAAAKSFIIETHRGEWSYRAVFSKKEWHEKNSWELPVEVLPKSPLRTDGTIITILNPDRSFDVKDIIRHLREKVPLGSESFQIFLNGKEILPYAIPGQRIPVNLKTKYGTVIGEIILVSPHIASIQKAGLEIRVKGIMIRRSIFGLESSKGIARIRGEVKADFLPITSNRDDFIRDDERYEFFTELIQREIRKALKKLSDIQMGKFNQQASHVLKEALTLVGKAIRKNPGMAEAIRKEAPLGQEIQSGEEVYGLSENSEKDLVEGFHVSRPTFEVPNDPSLFGNEPEKDHFGTLKRKPRMLALAEKTIIRRLRFKDFGIVCRMEHLGRDEEESLSSEGIIYLNIDHPLYHRFAREEKTLIFHIVRLIAQEMALSHTPKSPREAFELQSELMTESFGKRRHEETETTVEN